One window of the Methylovirgula sp. HY1 genome contains the following:
- a CDS encoding response regulator, producing the protein MTYNLPMNSATKPAPAGAILIADDNRTVGRVIGKILEREGHKVRLVVDGLAALDALLNQPIQLALLAANLPGMNAMEVTNLYRFGSIGRQRLPILGLTSDVTAQTLSAWINAGLDGCIGKPIEPTELLEAVNASLSASGSHPTLVEPPTQLEPVPEGPAIDPRILRDLEKLGGRAFIEDVIEQFVADASRLFPDLETAAAAGDSIAFRDHIHALRSCAGNVGATGLYKMCLAWRAMGPRELAAHGTECVARLETEFARAASALDLCEWREPQIISGSC; encoded by the coding sequence ATGACTTACAACCTTCCGATGAATTCAGCGACCAAGCCGGCGCCCGCCGGCGCCATTCTCATTGCCGACGACAACCGGACCGTGGGCCGGGTGATCGGCAAGATTTTGGAGCGAGAAGGTCATAAGGTGCGACTCGTCGTGGATGGGCTGGCTGCCCTCGATGCTCTCTTGAATCAGCCCATCCAGCTCGCTCTGCTCGCCGCCAATCTGCCGGGGATGAATGCCATGGAGGTGACCAACCTCTATCGCTTCGGCTCGATTGGAAGGCAGCGCCTTCCGATTCTCGGGCTGACCAGCGACGTCACCGCCCAGACTCTTTCAGCCTGGATCAATGCCGGACTCGACGGATGCATCGGCAAGCCGATCGAGCCGACGGAGCTTCTCGAAGCCGTAAATGCCAGCCTTAGCGCAAGCGGTTCACATCCGACATTGGTCGAACCACCGACCCAATTGGAGCCGGTGCCCGAGGGGCCTGCGATCGATCCCCGCATCTTGCGCGATCTCGAAAAACTCGGCGGTCGCGCTTTCATTGAAGACGTGATCGAGCAATTTGTCGCAGACGCGTCACGTTTGTTTCCGGATTTGGAAACCGCGGCCGCCGCGGGCGACAGCATCGCATTCCGCGATCATATCCACGCGCTACGAAGCTGCGCCGGAAATGTCGGTGCGACCGGTCTTTATAAAATGTGCCTAGCTTGGCGGGCCATGGGGCCGCGCGAACTCGCCGCGCACGGCACGGAATGTGTTGCGCGGCTCGAAACGGAATTCGCACGCGCCGCTTCCGCGCTCGACCTCTGCGAATGGCGCGAGCCGCAAATCATATCTGGAAGCTGCTAA
- a CDS encoding EAL domain-containing protein produces the protein MSLIVIVDDRISNRNIFAQLARSIEKGITVRTFGDPTKALEWLATNTPDLIITDYKMPPMDATEFIRRFRMLPSSVDIPVIVITVFEERSYRLQALEAGATDFLNSPVDHHEFLTRARNLLSLRKHQLLLAMRADTLERELEHSERSRERALRDSRERLAQVIDTLPVMISAADRDGRILFANACGTEFFDIDQARVIGAPASILFGEEAAARSIALDRRVFETAAALPSYEEEVIDRSGEVRVYLSTKAPLKDHADNVTGVLTTSFDITARKRDEARLRYLAHHDPLTDLPNRHLLAERVRTAVTKARRGSGNFAIHLVDLDRFKYVNDMLGHSGGDRFLKAVADHLVTSLSDTETVARLGGDEFAILQNNVRSGEDAGACAQRIVDIIASYVDIAEPRSTTTASVGVAVYPDDGLDAESLLKHADLAMYKAKNEGGNMYCFFAADLDTRAKHAAQLDRDLREALNNNEFHLYYQPQIDLASGRIIAAEALLRWDRGAEGIISPGAFLYRAEENGLILPISEWVLREACREAKSWQHAGLPPLRIAVNLSPLQFRRRTLPLLVAKILAETGLDATYLELELTESIVMHDLDAVADDLRELTRLGVRIAVDDFGTGYSSFGYLKRFPVSRLKIDQSFIRNMAQDSNDDAIVRAIIMLGHSLNISVVAEGVETEEQLALLRGEGCDEIQGYLFGRPMPAARFVDLVRRESGLAKIA, from the coding sequence ATGTCATTGATAGTTATTGTCGACGATCGCATCAGCAACCGTAATATTTTCGCGCAGCTCGCGCGTTCGATCGAAAAGGGAATTACCGTCCGCACCTTCGGCGATCCGACCAAGGCTCTCGAATGGCTTGCGACCAATACGCCCGATCTCATCATCACCGACTATAAAATGCCGCCGATGGATGCGACGGAGTTTATCCGCCGGTTTCGCATGCTGCCGTCCTCGGTCGACATTCCGGTTATCGTCATCACGGTCTTCGAGGAACGGTCTTACCGCCTGCAAGCGCTTGAAGCGGGCGCCACGGATTTTCTCAATTCGCCCGTCGATCACCATGAATTTCTGACCCGGGCGCGCAATCTCCTTAGCCTGCGCAAGCATCAATTGCTGCTTGCCATGCGCGCCGACACGCTCGAGCGTGAACTCGAACATAGCGAGCGTTCACGTGAACGCGCGCTGCGCGATTCGCGCGAGCGACTCGCACAAGTTATCGACACGCTTCCCGTAATGATCAGCGCCGCGGACCGCGATGGACGCATTTTGTTTGCCAACGCTTGTGGCACGGAGTTCTTCGACATCGATCAAGCTCGCGTCATTGGCGCCCCGGCTTCGATCCTGTTTGGCGAAGAAGCTGCGGCGCGCTCGATTGCACTCGACCGCCGAGTGTTCGAGACCGCCGCGGCGCTCCCCTCTTATGAGGAAGAGGTCATCGACCGGTCCGGCGAGGTGCGTGTCTATCTTTCGACCAAAGCGCCATTGAAAGACCATGCCGATAATGTCACGGGAGTTCTCACGACCTCGTTCGACATCACCGCGCGCAAACGCGACGAAGCCCGGCTGCGTTATCTCGCGCATCATGATCCTTTGACAGATCTGCCGAATCGGCATCTGCTCGCCGAGAGAGTTCGCACCGCCGTCACCAAGGCGCGCCGTGGGTCCGGCAATTTTGCCATCCATCTCGTCGATCTCGATCGCTTCAAATATGTCAACGACATGCTCGGCCATTCCGGCGGCGACCGGTTCCTGAAAGCGGTAGCCGACCATCTCGTCACCTCTTTGAGCGACACAGAAACGGTCGCCCGCCTCGGCGGCGACGAGTTCGCTATTCTGCAAAACAATGTTCGGAGCGGCGAAGACGCAGGTGCTTGCGCGCAGCGCATCGTCGATATCATCGCAAGCTATGTCGATATCGCCGAACCACGCTCGACCACGACAGCGAGCGTCGGCGTCGCCGTCTATCCCGACGATGGATTGGATGCGGAATCCCTTCTGAAACACGCCGATCTGGCGATGTACAAGGCGAAAAACGAAGGCGGCAATATGTATTGCTTCTTTGCCGCCGATCTAGATACGCGGGCAAAACACGCGGCCCAACTCGACCGCGATCTGCGAGAGGCGCTCAACAATAATGAATTCCATCTCTACTATCAGCCGCAGATCGATCTTGCGAGCGGACGGATCATCGCCGCGGAAGCGCTTTTGCGCTGGGATCGCGGCGCGGAGGGCATCATCTCGCCTGGCGCTTTCCTTTACCGCGCGGAAGAAAACGGATTGATTTTGCCGATCAGCGAATGGGTGCTGCGCGAGGCTTGCCGCGAGGCGAAGAGCTGGCAGCACGCGGGACTCCCGCCACTACGGATCGCTGTCAATCTTTCGCCGCTGCAATTCCGCCGCCGTACATTGCCGCTGCTCGTCGCCAAAATTCTTGCGGAGACCGGGCTCGATGCGACCTATCTCGAGCTGGAGCTCACCGAGAGCATTGTCATGCATGATCTCGATGCCGTCGCCGACGATCTGAGAGAGTTGACCCGGCTCGGCGTCCGTATCGCCGTCGATGATTTCGGCACCGGATACTCGTCCTTCGGCTACCTTAAGAGGTTTCCCGTCAGCCGCCTGAAAATCGACCAGAGTTTCATCCGCAACATGGCGCAAGACTCGAATGACGACGCGATCGTGCGCGCGATCATCATGCTGGGGCATAGTCTGAACATTTCGGTCGTCGCCGAAGGCGTCGAAACCGAGGAGCAGCTTGCCTTGCTGCGCGGCGAAGGCTGCGACGAAATTCAGGGATATTTGTTCGGGCGCCCCATGCCGGCGGCGCGATTTGTCGATCTCGTCCGTCGCGAGTCCGGGCTCGCAAAAATCGCGTGA